Proteins encoded together in one Plasmodium vivax chromosome 6, whole genome shotgun sequence window:
- a CDS encoding hypothetical protein (encoded by transcript PVX_110875A), whose translation MRKKKKNNSSSNNNNNNNNNNNNNNKWGKNSKLFVNVNSAK comes from the exons atgaggaagaagaagaagaacaacagcagcagcaacaacaacaacaacaacaacaacaataACAATAACAACAACAAATGG GGCAAGAATAGTAAATTATTTGTAAACGTAAACTCCGCGAAGTGA